Genomic window (Lutra lutra chromosome 6, mLutLut1.2, whole genome shotgun sequence):
CCACGTGGGTGGGGACTTGCTTGTTTTCGCCAGCAACTGGCTCTGGCACCTAAATTGCAGGGTGCTTTGTTGATGGGGCACATTATAAGCTAATCAGATCAATGCGGCAAGCAAATTACCTATAATTAGAGATAATTAGTAAAATGGTAAGATTATGCCTATATAACATAAAGTCTAATGCAGGGCCTATGGCCAGGACAGAATCTGCAGCTTCCCTGGGGGGAGATGGCTCTCTGTGGCCCCCCTCCGGCTCCTTGGCACCAGGGCCCTgggtctcccctccctccacaacCTCCCTTCCCAGGTGGGCTCTTACCCACGGTGGCAGTCAGCCCGGTGGCAAAAGAGTTCTGGTGCAACAGGTGCAGGAAGGATGTTTTGCCCACGTTTGAGTCTCCCAGGAAGATGACATGGAAGAGGTAATCAGGGTCGGCAGGAGGCTCACTGCCAATGGCAGACCCTGGGGGTGAGGTCGGCACAGCCTCCCTGGAGTCAGTTCCTGGGTCTGGAGGCCCGTTCTCCGCTGTCGGCTGCGTGGGCCGAAGGGAGCCTTGTTCTTCTGCACGAGTAATTGCAGGTGAGGTCACGGGTTGGGTTTCCAGCTCAGCCATGGTTGGGGGGCTCTGCGTGTGCTCCTGGGGTCCTGCTCCACCCCCAGGCTGAGCCTCTTCCTGGGGAGTGTCCCGGGGAGGTGGCTGTGTTCTACGAGCTTCTGCTTCAGCCTCAGCCCATGATATGTCATACGCGAGAGGAGTAGGCCCATGATCTTGCTCGGAGAGTTCTGGATGCCCAGCTTTCAGACCATGGGCCTCACTTGATTCCTCTGGACGGAGGTCTCGCCCTCCTTGGCCcacttgtttcctttcttccacctTGGGCTCTTCTTCTAGATGCTTGTGGGAAAGGGCAGGCAGCCCATCTGGACCAGGAGCCTGGCCATGAGCTTCTCTTGGCGCCCCCTCCTGCATGCCAGGGCCCAGCTGGGCCCACTCTGGTCCCTCTGCAGGAGGCTGACCTCCAGGCTCCAGATTCTGGGAGGGCCCAGACACCCCTGGCATGAGGGCTCTGGCCCCTGGTGACCCCAGTCCTGGCTCAGATCCAGGGCCATGCGGGTCCTGACAGAGGGCCTCGCTCTGCCTGGGCGACTTGTCTGGgacaggctcagtcccaggggtCTTGTCATCTGGGTGTGAGGCCTGGAGCTGTTCTCTGGACCCAGCtggggcctggggatggggggaggtcacctggggagggggtgcaTCCTCCAAAGGAACAAGCACTTTGAGGGCAGCCGCCACCAGGCTCCCTGACTCTCTAGTTGGGGCCCCTGGGAAGCTCCAGTGGGAGGGGGCCTCGGGGCCAGGCCCTGACTCCTTCTTAGGTTCCAGGCTCTGAGGCTGGACAGGTTGCCCTGGGCTGCTCTCCTGCCCATCCAGGCCCACTCCTTTGCCTTCCTCGGCCCTGGGGGGCATCCCAGTGGGGCTCCTTGGAGCACTGTCCTGATCTGAAGGTGCCTTCTGACCAAGCAGCAAAGTGTGTGGCTCTGAGATGGAGATCTGCCTGACTACTCGGGGTGTCTGGGGGCCTGAGGGCGTCCTCGGGGTTGGAGGCGGGCTCCAGGAGAGCTGCAAGGCTCTGTGTGAGGAGGTGTTGAAGTCTTTGAGGAGCTGGTCCCAGTTATCCTCCTCCCCAAACAGCCTGGGCAAGGGAGCCTCTTCAGAGGAGACTGCCTGGACATCTGGAGCCTTCTCGTCTCCTGTTCTGGGGACACTAGGAAGGGTTTAGGAAGTGAAGGTCAAGGGAATTTCTCCCCATCAATAACCCCACAGCTGACCCCATCCCCCAGTCTCTGCTCAGGCAGTCCTTCTCACCCCGCATGCACCCCcattcctcccccttcctccaatCCTGCCATCTTTCAGGACCTATATGAAActtcacctcctccaggaagccttccctgaccattctGGTTCATCTCACTCCTTTGAGCTGTAACAGGTAGAGTGAGGGCCTTCCTGGGATCCATTGCTACACTAGCCCCTGCACATGcatatgtgcacatatgtgtgtgtgtgtgtgtgtgtgtgtgtgtgtttgaatcccaaatgtgtgaccttgggcacatgatgacctttcccctctctctgtgccttagtttccttgtcTGAGAAGTGGCCCTGAGCACATTAGCCTGGCAGGATTGTAGTGAGGTTTAAGGAGGGAAACTCTAGGTGTGTTCTGGGTCCAGACCAGAGCCTCAGAGAACTCaaagcctccctcctccctttcaggAAGCCCCGGTCCCCACCTTAGTCCAGGGGTGGCAGCTCCTTGTCTTGGTTCCTCCTCCATCAGCCAGCACGCATGGCCCCTGGTGGCACTCAAATGGCCCCTGGCCACCTGCAGCTGTCCCTGCACCTCCTCCAGCTGTCCAACAAGGTCTCGCTCAGCCTCCCGCAGCTGCTGGTTCTCTGAGCTGGCCTCCCGGTGGGTGCTGCTGAGGCGGTTCAGCTGGGCCTCcagctgagggagggaggagtgtgAGGGGGAAGGAAGCCCAGATGTTCTCCAGGGCAACCAGCCCCCGAAGGCCACCGTGGGGTCTCGACTCCAGGCTCCTGGAGACCCACCACAAAGCATTGTGGTGGGGTGGTTACCCCTTGTGGCCTAATTAGCTCCGTTAGCTCCCATCCGGGAGAAACATTTGAATGGAAGGTACTGAGTCAGACACACAGACGTCCAGCCCCACAAGGGCCCCACAGGTAGATGGGATCACACCCTCCTCTGCTCAGGGCTCTGCAAAGAGGGCTCATCTCGTAACCCCATCTGGTC
Coding sequences:
- the RAB44 gene encoding ras-related protein Rab-44 isoform X1 — encoded protein: MESGQRVPRKGRRLGSSRRRQMREPADGQDAPVAPEPESSSSLAAAELQRFFQDCGAKERGFVTREDLAVAKFSFLGSEEELEMIFDWVDVEQKGRLSLEEFSSGLKNIFGSSLSTHRLHRKRPLSSKRESAAASFPGLEEADPEEKEAFFAFIQQLGAGHLLPEQKELWQLWRKLRQEEPQLAGNLEGFLARMSSRLQEARADKEFLELTLKKRDSDHHREVQQLYEEMEQQIRREQQQLQAESDSRGLAFSSQMQEVLEAKEREFQRLTEGQRELEAQLNRLSSTHREASSENQQLREAERDLVGQLEEVQGQLQVARGHLSATRGHACWLMEEEPRQGAATPGLSVPRTGDEKAPDVQAVSSEEAPLPRLFGEEDNWDQLLKDFNTSSHRALQLSWSPPPTPRTPSGPQTPRVVRQISISEPHTLLLGQKAPSDQDSAPRSPTGMPPRAEEGKGVGLDGQESSPGQPVQPQSLEPKKESGPGPEAPSHWSFPGAPTRESGSLVAAALKVLVPLEDAPPPQVTSPHPQAPAGSREQLQASHPDDKTPGTEPVPDKSPRQSEALCQDPHGPGSEPGLGSPGARALMPGVSGPSQNLEPGGQPPAEGPEWAQLGPGMQEGAPREAHGQAPGPDGLPALSHKHLEEEPKVEERKQVGQGGRDLRPEESSEAHGLKAGHPELSEQDHGPTPLAYDISWAEAEAEARRTQPPPRDTPQEEAQPGGGAGPQEHTQSPPTMAELETQPVTSPAITRAEEQGSLRPTQPTAENGPPDPGTDSREAVPTSPPGSAIGSEPPADPDYLFHVIFLGDSNVGKTSFLHLLHQNSFATGLTATVGVDFRVKTLLVDNKCFVLQLWDTAGQERYHSMTRQLLRKADGVVLMYDITSQESFAHVRYWLECLQESGPDGVVILLLGNKMDCEEERQVPIEAGQQLAQELGVFFGECSAALGHNILEPVVNLARSLKMQEDRLKDSLVEVTPKRPKKRAGCCF
- the RAB44 gene encoding ras-related protein Rab-44 isoform X2; this encodes MESGQRVPRKGRRLGSSRRRQMREPADGQDAPVAPEPESSSSLAAAELQRFFQDCGAKERGFVTREDLAVAKFSFLGSEEELEMIFDWVDVEQKGRLSLEEFSSGLKNIFGSSLSTHRLHRKRPLSSKRESAAASFPGLEEADPEEKEAFFAFIQQLGAGHLLPEQKELWQLWRKLRQEEPQLAGNLEGFLARMSSRLQEARADKEFLELTLKKRDSDHHREVQQLYEEMEQQIRREQQQLQAESDSRGLAFSSQMQEVLEAKEREFQRLTEGQRELEAQLNRLSSTHREASSENQQLREAERDLVGQLEEVQGQLQVARGHLSATRGHACWLMEEEPRQGAATPGLRTGDEKAPDVQAVSSEEAPLPRLFGEEDNWDQLLKDFNTSSHRALQLSWSPPPTPRTPSGPQTPRVVRQISISEPHTLLLGQKAPSDQDSAPRSPTGMPPRAEEGKGVGLDGQESSPGQPVQPQSLEPKKESGPGPEAPSHWSFPGAPTRESGSLVAAALKVLVPLEDAPPPQVTSPHPQAPAGSREQLQASHPDDKTPGTEPVPDKSPRQSEALCQDPHGPGSEPGLGSPGARALMPGVSGPSQNLEPGGQPPAEGPEWAQLGPGMQEGAPREAHGQAPGPDGLPALSHKHLEEEPKVEERKQVGQGGRDLRPEESSEAHGLKAGHPELSEQDHGPTPLAYDISWAEAEAEARRTQPPPRDTPQEEAQPGGGAGPQEHTQSPPTMAELETQPVTSPAITRAEEQGSLRPTQPTAENGPPDPGTDSREAVPTSPPGSAIGSEPPADPDYLFHVIFLGDSNVGKTSFLHLLHQNSFATGLTATVGVDFRVKTLLVDNKCFVLQLWDTAGQERYHSMTRQLLRKADGVVLMYDITSQESFAHVRYWLECLQESGPDGVVILLLGNKMDCEEERQVPIEAGQQLAQELGVFFGECSAALGHNILEPVVNLARSLKMQEDRLKDSLVEVTPKRPKKRAGCCF
- the RAB44 gene encoding ras-related protein Rab-44 isoform X3, coding for MIFDWVDVEQKGRLSLEEFSSGLKNIFGSSLSTHRLHRKRPLSSKRESAAASFPGLEEADPEEKEAFFAFIQQLGAGHLLPEQKELWQLWRKLRQEEPQLAGNLEGFLARMSSRLQEARADKEFLELTLKKRDSDHHREVQQLYEEMEQQIRREQQQLQAESDSRGLAFSSQMQEVLEAKEREFQRLTEGQRELEAQLNRLSSTHREASSENQQLREAERDLVGQLEEVQGQLQVARGHLSATRGHACWLMEEEPRQGAATPGLSVPRTGDEKAPDVQAVSSEEAPLPRLFGEEDNWDQLLKDFNTSSHRALQLSWSPPPTPRTPSGPQTPRVVRQISISEPHTLLLGQKAPSDQDSAPRSPTGMPPRAEEGKGVGLDGQESSPGQPVQPQSLEPKKESGPGPEAPSHWSFPGAPTRESGSLVAAALKVLVPLEDAPPPQVTSPHPQAPAGSREQLQASHPDDKTPGTEPVPDKSPRQSEALCQDPHGPGSEPGLGSPGARALMPGVSGPSQNLEPGGQPPAEGPEWAQLGPGMQEGAPREAHGQAPGPDGLPALSHKHLEEEPKVEERKQVGQGGRDLRPEESSEAHGLKAGHPELSEQDHGPTPLAYDISWAEAEAEARRTQPPPRDTPQEEAQPGGGAGPQEHTQSPPTMAELETQPVTSPAITRAEEQGSLRPTQPTAENGPPDPGTDSREAVPTSPPGSAIGSEPPADPDYLFHVIFLGDSNVGKTSFLHLLHQNSFATGLTATVGVDFRVKTLLVDNKCFVLQLWDTAGQERYHSMTRQLLRKADGVVLMYDITSQESFAHVRYWLECLQESGPDGVVILLLGNKMDCEEERQVPIEAGQQLAQELGVFFGECSAALGHNILEPVVNLARSLKMQEDRLKDSLVEVTPKRPKKRAGCCF